The genomic window TAAGTCAGAAAGACAAAAGCCAACAATTAACTAAATTATGAGAACCAGACATTTTAttacagacaaaaacaaatacaatgAAATTGCCTATCTATCAATGTGTGTTCAAGATACCTTATGGTCCCTCTGAACCGGTCCTTCAGTGGGGTGGAACCAACGTAGAGGATGTGAACCTTAGCAAACCTGGGATTGATACTGGTCACCTATACAGAGAGCAGGAGTACAGTGTAAACAATATGATGCGCGAATAGTCTTAAAATATAGCTTTTGCAATacagtttgtgtttgttgtgtgaggACCTGGATGTGTGATAGCCTGTGCAAATGACATCATTCTCACCTTGCAGGTTACTATAGCGCCAACATCGGGTAATAACTGCGTCTCTGTCTCCTTTACAACAGAGATTACGGGTAGCTGAAAAGATCACATCAAGTTAATCAAATGTTTTGCAAAACTCCCATACCTCGCAGGTCACAATCGTGCCGCGGCCTGGAAACAATGCAATCTTACTACATTGCGCGAGAGAAAACATAATCCCTGACCTTTCAGGAGAACCACTAATCCCTGCAGTTGCGCAATATTTTACACTTTCATTTTtgaagttcacacacacacccacctcctctccttcgTTTTTTCTCAGCACGTAGCCCGCAAGAGAGGCGAAGATATATCCATGTCTAAGGTACGTGCCCGTTCCAGGTATGCAATCTTCCGTGCTGCAAAGCCTCTCACCTGAAATATTAAATCAGCAACATAGGCTACTTCGATCGGCATGTTCTAAATCAAAGCACGTCAGGCAGAAAAAAAGATAACATCTGCTAGTTTACAAAAAGTAGCCATgtaatacaaatatatacagTCAGCTGATCCACAATGCCCAATATAATAGGCTATAACTACGAATTCGCTGGTTTCCCAGTTGACACTGATATTCGCCTGGAGACATTAGCTGAATTATATGCCAAGGTGCATCAAAACGTTTCATGAAGGAATGTTTGGAACTGTGTTCACGCCCAAGGCAGTGGGCAGGGCTCAACAAACTAGCTCTTTCGATAACAAGTAGTAAACGAGAATGAGTAAACCACTATTTTCCTTAACTATCTGTCAAACTAATACAGCCGAACACTCCATGCATACACCACATGCATAGAAAACGTGCCAAATTTGTATCATCACAGCCTACTCGTGTGCTGCTACTGAAGCATGCTCAATCCACGTTCTGACTCCAGGCAAGTCCAGTTTAGGATACACAGAAACTCATTAAACAACACTATTTATTTCTCAGACAAAAGTTAGATCGCTCATTGAAACTTGCTTGCGTTAGTTCTGTCAAAATAACGCAAATTGGTTCAAGTTTGAGTATTTTAAGCGCACTTACCTGGAACACACAGCTTCATCGGCGACATGTTTTCAAGCAGACACGAGTCATCGTCAATTGGCTGAATACAGGAGGCCTTGGTTTCCTGTAATTGGTTACTCAATCTATGACGTTTTAACAGTCCCCATACGCCATATTTGTTGAGGCATGCTACGTGCAAAGGCTACCTCAAGCCTACACACTAGGCCCTACTTACAAATGTAAACAAGGTATTAAGAATGCTTAATCCGCTATAAATATGATGGCTACGTCGAAAATATGTTTCAAACAAATCTTCGCAGAAGAGTAAACATTTGCTGAAACACTGCTGCATCAGTGAAATGTTGAAAGTACACAGTTCATTAGGACAAAATGAGGATATTTTTTATAATCAagattttacttttattttaattgtaCAGCATTATGTCTTCTCATTAATGACAAACATATCATGACACAAGTTAAAGAAGGTGTTCTAAACAGTGGAATGCAGCATAGACAGGATTAAGCTTCCAACGCACTTCTTTTCACATTATCTTTTCAATTCAGTCATATACTTGGGGCTGGAAAGTGAAAGCacatgtttgcttttttttttttaaacagcaatGTCCTTGCCTGGTAGAGTATTGCCTGCTtattgtcacaaagacatacgaGCATCACATATTTGGaagctagcctgggtgttcccatgctgccttgcacacgatttgattcacgctgctaaggcagcctgtagacaatggagcaaattttcgcctgagatagggaaccaatcacagaacaggtgggaaagcaagacgatga from Alosa sapidissima isolate fAloSap1 chromosome 9, fAloSap1.pri, whole genome shotgun sequence includes these protein-coding regions:
- the exosc1 gene encoding exosome complex component CSL4, whose protein sequence is MSPMKLCVPGERLCSTEDCIPGTGTYLRHGYIFASLAGYVLRKNEGEELPVISVVKETETQLLPDVGAIVTCKVTSINPRFAKVHILYVGSTPLKDRFRGTIRKEDVRATEKDKVETYKCFRPGDIVLAKVISLGDVQSNYLLTTAENELGVVVAHSEAGAQMVPVSWCEMQCPRTHAKEFRKVARVQPEYLQA